One Podarcis muralis chromosome Z, rPodMur119.hap1.1, whole genome shotgun sequence DNA segment encodes these proteins:
- the ASB12 gene encoding ankyrin repeat and SOCS box protein 12 — translation MMKITLKRQAKMSLVDITKIFSMLQPSEDEEGDEERQELNLAVSQDNYRLLDELLRQERYRRFINSRSGWGVPGTPLRLAASKGHVRCVKVLLAHGAEVDSLDVKAQTPLFTAVNNGHLNCVIALLEAGASPSGSIHNNCTPLLTAAREGDIDILQELLEHGAEANVKARVPEWAANSVACSGPLYLSAVYGHLECFKMLLLHGADPNYNCTDEKMITRIKHPKSLLEICLRHGCGAEFVKLLIDFGANVYLPGIVLDKISVNSEMLDLLARERAVPKSLMSQCRLAIRKFLKLANRPFAVDQLDIPLSLLNYLKHRS, via the exons ATGATGAAAATCACCCTCAAGAGACAAGCAAAGATGAGCCTGGTGGACATAACCAAGATTTTCTCCATGCTCCAGCCCAGTGAAGATGAAGAAGGCGATGAAGAAAGACAGGAGCTGAATCTCGCCGTCTCCCAGGACAACTACAGACTTCTGGACGAACTGTTGCGCCAAGAGAGATACAGGCGGTTCATCAACAGCAGGAGCGGCTGGGGGGTGCCAGGGACCCCGCTCCGCCTGGCGGCTTCAAAGGGCCACGTGAGGTGCGTCAAGGTCCTCCTGGCCCATGGAGCCGAAGTGGACAGCCTGGACGTGAAGGCCCAGACACCACTCTTCACAGCTGTCAACAACGGCCACCTCAACTGCGTGATTGCCCTCTTGGAGGCAGGGGCCAGTCCTTCTGGCAGCATCCACAACAATTGCACCCCACTGCTCACGGCAGCAAGAGAAGGGGACATTGACATCCTTCAAGAACTTTTAGAACATGGGGCAGAGGCCAACGTCAAAGCCAGAGTCCCAGAGTGGGCGGCCAACTCTGTTGCCTGCTCAGGCCCTTTGTACCTGTCCGCTGTCTATGGGCACTTGGAGTGTTTCAAGATGCTGCTGCTCCACGGTGCGGATCCCAACTACAACTGCACTGATGAGAAGATGATCACCCGCATTAAGCACCCAAAGAGTCTGCTGGAAATCTGCTTGAGGCACGGATGTGGAGCGGAATTCGTCAAACTCCTGATAGATTTTGGAGCCAATGTATACCTACCGGGTATTGTGCTCGATAAGATCTCAGTGAACTCTGAGATGCTGGATTTGTTGGCCAGAGAAAGAG CTGTCCCCAAATCCTTGATGTCACAATGCAGACTAGCAATCAGGAAGTTCCTAAAACTGGCCAACCGTCCCTTTGCTGTGGATCAACTGGATATCCCACTGTCGCTGCTGAACTACCTCAAACACCGGTCGTAA